The Catenulispora sp. EB89 genome includes a region encoding these proteins:
- a CDS encoding glycosyltransferase family 39 protein, which translates to MALRRIDPLAAAVAVLALALRVPLVMAALPGDGNSDEPLNISVGLRMASDGMLNAHTYRYPGLLYEVIAGVTTAFRAVGIHVPAHGAMRIENLGVAHTDARAFIVAVRFVGVFAAVATCLLVWAAVREVLKAAELPERWGRIAAAVAAATVAVSPLAAANSVYATPDVYVGLAVALTLYGATRVLRDARYGDLLCGLGVGIALGAKYAAVAALPVVVAYVLSPRRDKPVIRIAQAAAVAAAVFALTTPGILTDPLSVLDGVRSEAVHYQDGHVGAQGGAPGYYLGALFRDQPLPLAAVAVALVALFRATELIRRTLIIVFAYVIPQFLLLAVMTVRFDRNLVPLTPALAVLAGVAVPAVVSAVVPAVVPAAAPWTRRRVVGAAAGAAAGAVAVAAAFLPLASAVRLYPRLDEHSRVQAAAWVAAHVPGHAPVAVESYGPWLDPARYHLVPLTFATDRPGVRARALILTEHAAGRFLADPAHHPGEAAAYRAIMSRYRLAARFTAGSWIDVYVPRETPVSRG; encoded by the coding sequence ATGGCGTTGCGGAGGATCGACCCCCTGGCGGCGGCGGTGGCCGTGCTCGCCCTGGCGCTGCGGGTGCCGTTGGTGATGGCCGCGCTGCCGGGAGACGGGAACTCGGACGAGCCGTTGAACATCTCCGTCGGGCTGCGCATGGCGTCGGACGGGATGCTGAACGCGCACACCTACCGTTACCCGGGACTCCTCTATGAGGTGATCGCCGGAGTGACGACCGCCTTCCGCGCGGTAGGGATCCACGTACCGGCACACGGCGCGATGCGCATCGAGAACCTCGGCGTGGCCCACACGGACGCCCGCGCGTTCATCGTGGCGGTCCGGTTCGTCGGAGTCTTCGCCGCGGTAGCCACCTGCTTACTGGTGTGGGCCGCCGTACGGGAAGTACTGAAGGCGGCAGAGCTGCCGGAGCGATGGGGACGTATCGCTGCCGCCGTCGCTGCGGCGACCGTAGCGGTTTCCCCCTTAGCGGCAGCCAACAGTGTTTACGCGACGCCGGACGTATATGTCGGGCTCGCCGTAGCGCTTACCTTGTACGGCGCTACTCGGGTTCTCCGTGACGCGCGCTATGGAGACCTTCTCTGCGGTCTCGGCGTGGGGATCGCATTAGGCGCCAAATACGCGGCCGTCGCAGCTCTTCCGGTAGTTGTCGCCTATGTGTTGAGTCCCCGGCGCGACAAGCCGGTGATCCGAATCGCGCAAGCCGCCGCCGTCGCGGCAGCGGTGTTCGCGCTGACCACGCCGGGGATCCTCACGGACCCCCTCTCCGTTCTGGACGGCGTGCGATCGGAAGCCGTCCATTATCAAGATGGCCACGTCGGTGCGCAGGGCGGCGCACCCGGCTACTACCTCGGCGCCCTCTTCCGCGATCAGCCATTGCCATTGGCCGCCGTGGCGGTGGCACTCGTCGCGCTGTTCCGCGCGACCGAGCTCATTCGCAGGACATTGATCATCGTCTTCGCTTATGTGATTCCGCAGTTCCTTCTCCTGGCGGTGATGACCGTCCGCTTCGACCGCAATCTCGTCCCGCTGACCCCGGCGCTCGCCGTCCTCGCCGGCGTGGCCGTGCCGGCCGTCGTCTCGGCTGTCGTCCCGGCTGTCGTCCCGGCTGCCGCCCCGTGGACGCGACGGCGGGTCGTCGGCGCCGCGGCCGGCGCCGCAGCCGGGGCCGTGGCCGTGGCGGCGGCGTTCCTCCCGCTCGCCTCCGCCGTCCGCCTCTACCCCCGCCTCGACGAGCACTCGCGGGTCCAGGCCGCGGCGTGGGTCGCCGCGCACGTCCCCGGGCACGCGCCGGTCGCCGTGGAGAGCTACGGCCCCTGGCTGGACCCCGCGCGCTACCACCTCGTGCCGCTCACCTTCGCGACCGACCGGCCGGGGGTCCGGGCCCGGGCGCTCATCCTCACCGAGCACGCCGCCGGCCGCTTCCTCGCCGATCCCGCGCACCACCCGGGCGAGGCGGCCGCGTACCGGGCGATCATGAGCCGTTACCGACTTGCGGCACGATTCACAGCCGGGTCCTGGATCGACGTCTACGTGCCCCGGGAGACGCCCGTGAGCCGCGGGTAG
- a CDS encoding LuxR C-terminal-related transcriptional regulator has protein sequence MLGSLGLDPLAQAVYSAMLADPSVGVRELKERLGQEEDRIRDTLDRLVELALLRPSRDQPGELYPVSLVAGMQRLVQRQEEELAAGRDAVAAGRAAVADRQPAQQLLGLDAVQSELEQLLAGATVEVLSMVPGSAVRAATLKAAESLDEDMTRRVRSRILYHSTVRQDPATIAYGRWMAERGSEVRLSPSVTRRLLIVDGKTAVVPLKPNETSVGALCVREPGLIDQLTALFELIWTDAVPLGMPAKSDSPAGLTPTDNHLLRLLADGLTDEAAAKRLGISARTVRRIMADLMVRLGAESRFEAGVEAARRGWL, from the coding sequence GTGCTTGGTTCGCTGGGGCTCGATCCGCTTGCACAAGCGGTCTACAGCGCGATGCTCGCCGACCCTTCAGTAGGTGTCCGCGAGCTGAAGGAGCGTCTGGGCCAGGAGGAGGACCGGATCCGGGACACCCTGGACCGGCTCGTCGAGCTGGCCCTGCTCCGCCCTTCCCGCGATCAGCCCGGCGAGTTGTACCCGGTTTCGCTGGTGGCCGGGATGCAGCGGCTGGTACAGCGGCAGGAGGAGGAGCTGGCCGCCGGGCGCGACGCCGTGGCGGCGGGCCGGGCCGCGGTGGCGGACCGCCAGCCGGCCCAACAGCTGCTCGGGCTGGACGCGGTGCAGTCCGAACTGGAGCAGCTACTGGCCGGAGCCACCGTCGAGGTGCTCTCGATGGTCCCGGGCAGCGCGGTGCGAGCGGCGACCCTCAAAGCGGCAGAGTCGCTGGACGAGGACATGACCCGCCGCGTCCGCTCCCGCATCCTCTACCACTCCACGGTCCGCCAGGACCCTGCCACCATCGCCTACGGCCGCTGGATGGCCGAGCGGGGCAGCGAGGTCCGGCTCTCCCCCTCCGTGACCCGCCGCCTGCTCATCGTGGACGGCAAGACCGCCGTCGTCCCGCTCAAACCGAACGAAACCAGCGTCGGCGCCCTCTGCGTCCGCGAACCCGGGCTGATAGACCAACTCACCGCCCTGTTCGAACTGATCTGGACCGACGCCGTCCCGCTGGGCATGCCCGCCAAGTCCGATTCCCCGGCCGGCCTGACCCCCACCGACAACCACCTCCTGCGCCTGCTCGCCGACGGCCTGACCGACGAAGCCGCAGCGAAGCGCCTGGGCATCTCGGCACGCACGGTGCGCCGCATCATGGCCGATCTGATGGTCCGCCTCGGCGCCGAGAGCCGCTTTGAGGCCGGGGTCGAGGCGGCGCGGCGCGGCTGGCTCTGA
- a CDS encoding nucleotide sugar dehydrogenase yields the protein MHVVVAGQGYVGLPLAVRAAEVGHRVVGYDVDPHRVKQLAAGESYVEDVASERIRAVLDSGAYSVTSDAAALAGFDLAVITVPTPLRDGVPDLSYIESCSRTLGAHLRPGATVVLESTTYPGTTEELMVPILEELSGLAAGRDFHAGFSPERIDPGNQNWPFEKTPKVVSGVDADSLAVIKGFYDDLVETTVPVSGPKEAELAKLIENTFRHVNIALVNEIAMFAKALDVDVWEAIGAAASKPFGFMKFTPGPGVGGHCLPIDPSFLSWKVERTVGVPFRFVELANDVNNHMPDYVVRRLMEGLNARRQTVNGSRVLLLGLAYKPNTSDARESPSTRVAELLLNLGAQVRGADPHVVDDIHADARLVRVEAGAEEIAAADAVVLLADHAEFDYDLVAKHAKYVLDCRNRMAGPNVEVL from the coding sequence ATGCACGTAGTCGTCGCCGGCCAGGGGTACGTCGGCCTGCCGCTCGCGGTCCGCGCGGCCGAGGTGGGGCACCGGGTCGTGGGCTACGACGTGGATCCGCACCGGGTGAAGCAGCTGGCGGCCGGCGAGTCGTACGTCGAGGACGTCGCCTCCGAGCGGATCCGCGCCGTGCTGGACTCCGGTGCCTACTCCGTCACCTCCGACGCCGCCGCGCTGGCCGGCTTCGACCTGGCCGTGATCACGGTGCCGACGCCGCTGCGCGACGGCGTGCCGGACCTGAGCTACATCGAGTCCTGCTCCCGCACGCTCGGCGCGCATCTGCGTCCCGGGGCGACCGTGGTGCTGGAGTCCACGACCTACCCGGGCACCACCGAGGAGCTGATGGTGCCGATCCTGGAGGAGCTCTCCGGGCTGGCCGCGGGCCGCGACTTCCACGCCGGCTTCAGCCCCGAGCGCATCGACCCGGGGAACCAGAACTGGCCGTTCGAGAAGACCCCGAAGGTGGTCTCCGGCGTCGACGCGGACTCGCTGGCGGTGATCAAGGGCTTCTACGACGACCTCGTCGAGACCACGGTCCCGGTCTCCGGGCCGAAGGAGGCCGAGCTCGCCAAGCTCATCGAGAACACCTTCCGGCACGTCAACATCGCGCTGGTGAACGAGATAGCGATGTTCGCCAAGGCGCTGGACGTGGACGTCTGGGAGGCGATCGGCGCCGCGGCGTCCAAGCCCTTCGGCTTCATGAAGTTCACCCCCGGCCCCGGCGTCGGCGGGCACTGCCTGCCGATCGACCCGTCGTTCCTGTCCTGGAAGGTGGAGCGCACGGTCGGCGTCCCGTTCCGCTTCGTGGAGCTGGCGAACGACGTGAACAACCACATGCCGGACTACGTCGTGCGGCGCCTGATGGAGGGCCTGAACGCCCGCCGGCAGACGGTCAACGGCTCGCGCGTGCTGTTGCTGGGCCTGGCGTACAAGCCGAACACCTCCGATGCCCGCGAGTCGCCCTCGACCCGGGTCGCCGAGCTGCTGCTGAACCTGGGCGCGCAGGTGCGCGGGGCGGACCCGCACGTGGTCGACGACATCCACGCCGACGCCCGGCTGGTGCGCGTCGAGGCCGGCGCCGAGGAGATCGCCGCGGCCGACGCGGTGGTCCTTCTGGCCGACCACGCAGAGTTCGATTACGACCTCGTAGCGAAGCACGCGAAATATGTCCTCGACTGCCGGAACCGGATGGCCGGCCCGAACGTCGAAGTGTTGTAG
- a CDS encoding SigE family RNA polymerase sigma factor, giving the protein MASPSEFDEVYAATAPRLIGQLYLVIGDLPEAQDCVQEAYARAWTRWDRLTRDGADPVGWVKTTAYRLAISRWRHYTAGLRAMARHGVPPDLPPPSADAIAVRDALAVLPKGMRAALVLYYLGGLRVAEVAEALEIPQGTVKARLARGRAALAGLLADPAGTEGWEMTHA; this is encoded by the coding sequence TTGGCGTCGCCGAGTGAATTCGACGAGGTCTACGCGGCCACCGCGCCGCGTCTGATCGGCCAGCTGTACCTGGTCATCGGCGACCTGCCGGAGGCCCAGGACTGCGTCCAGGAGGCCTATGCCCGGGCCTGGACCCGGTGGGACCGGCTGACCCGGGACGGCGCCGACCCGGTGGGCTGGGTCAAGACCACCGCCTACCGGCTGGCGATCTCGCGCTGGCGGCACTACACCGCGGGCCTGCGCGCCATGGCCCGGCACGGCGTGCCGCCGGACCTGCCGCCGCCGTCCGCGGACGCGATCGCGGTCCGCGACGCGCTGGCCGTGCTGCCCAAGGGCATGCGCGCCGCGCTGGTCCTGTACTACCTCGGCGGGCTGCGGGTGGCCGAGGTCGCGGAGGCGCTGGAGATACCGCAGGGCACGGTCAAGGCCCGGCTGGCCCGGGGCCGGGCGGCGCTCGCCGGGCTGTTGGCCGACCCGGCCGGGACCGAGGGCTGGGAGATGACGCATGCCTGA
- the wecB gene encoding non-hydrolyzing UDP-N-acetylglucosamine 2-epimerase — MPGQAAERAWTAAALRIICVAGARPNYMKIKPVMDALEARGAEVVLVHTGQHYDEAMNDVFFRDLGIRPPDRYLGAGSGSQAEQTARIMLAFEPVVAELAPDAVVVVGDVTSTVACGLVAAKAGTLLAHVEAGLRSRDWSMPEEVNRVVVDRLSDYLLAPSPDAVDNLRAEGYREDQVHLVGNVMIDTLFANRDRALAAGALEQLALTPGGYGLVTLHRPANVDSPEALAPLVGALTKVAEELPLILPAHPRAATALRELVTTDRIRLIPPAGYLDFVALQAGARIVLTDSGGVQEETTALGVPCVTLRDNTERPITVSEGTNILAGLDPTRIVEIAQRVLADPPPPRRPALWDGHAGDRIAEVLLSGGSAATRLRPTDLA; from the coding sequence TTGCCGGGTCAGGCAGCGGAACGAGCATGGACGGCGGCAGCCTTGAGGATCATCTGCGTGGCGGGGGCCCGCCCCAACTACATGAAGATCAAGCCGGTCATGGACGCCCTGGAGGCGCGCGGGGCCGAGGTGGTGCTGGTGCACACCGGCCAGCACTACGACGAGGCGATGAACGACGTCTTCTTCCGCGACCTCGGGATCCGTCCGCCGGACCGCTACCTGGGCGCCGGATCCGGGAGCCAGGCCGAGCAGACCGCGCGCATCATGCTGGCCTTCGAGCCGGTGGTGGCCGAGCTGGCGCCGGACGCGGTCGTGGTGGTCGGCGACGTCACCTCCACCGTGGCCTGCGGCCTGGTCGCAGCCAAGGCCGGGACGCTCCTGGCGCACGTCGAGGCGGGCCTGCGGAGCCGCGACTGGTCGATGCCCGAGGAGGTCAACCGGGTCGTGGTGGACCGGCTGTCGGACTACCTGCTGGCCCCGTCCCCGGACGCCGTGGACAACCTGCGCGCCGAGGGCTACCGCGAGGACCAGGTGCACCTGGTCGGCAACGTCATGATCGACACCCTGTTCGCCAACCGCGACCGCGCCCTGGCCGCCGGCGCCCTGGAGCAGCTGGCCCTGACCCCCGGCGGCTACGGCCTGGTGACCCTGCACCGCCCGGCGAACGTCGACTCCCCCGAAGCCCTGGCCCCCCTGGTCGGCGCCCTGACGAAGGTCGCCGAGGAACTGCCGCTGATCCTCCCGGCCCACCCCCGCGCCGCCACCGCGCTCCGCGAGCTGGTCACGACCGACCGCATCCGCCTGATCCCCCCGGCCGGCTACCTGGACTTCGTGGCCCTGCAGGCCGGGGCCCGCATCGTGCTCACGGACAGCGGCGGCGTACAGGAGGAGACGACGGCCCTCGGCGTCCCCTGCGTGACACTGCGCGACAACACCGAGCGGCCGATCACGGTCAGCGAGGGCACGAACATCCTGGCCGGGCTCGACCCCACCCGCATCGTCGAGATCGCCCAGCGGGTGCTGGCCGACCCGCCGCCGCCGCGGCGCCCCGCGCTGTGGGACGGGCACGCCGGGGACCGGATCGCCGAGGTGCTGTTGAGCGGCGGGAGCGCCGCTACGCGGCTGCGGCCCACGGATCTGGCGTAA
- a CDS encoding LuxR C-terminal-related transcriptional regulator, with protein sequence MSSTTFDNSVCPVCLAMGDEHDRSERPAELSQREQEVFALLASGPSNKDLAEELHLTERTVKAHIASILRKLAMSRLQACLLAQAYRHARVCRSED encoded by the coding sequence GTGTCCAGCACGACGTTCGACAATTCCGTCTGCCCTGTCTGTCTGGCCATGGGGGACGAGCACGACCGCTCGGAGCGTCCTGCGGAGCTGTCGCAGCGTGAGCAGGAGGTCTTCGCACTGCTGGCGTCCGGGCCGTCGAACAAGGACCTCGCCGAGGAGCTGCACCTGACGGAGCGGACCGTCAAAGCGCACATCGCCAGCATCCTGCGGAAGCTGGCGATGTCCCGACTCCAGGCGTGCCTGCTGGCACAGGCCTACCGGCACGCCCGGGTCTGCCGATCGGAGGACTGA
- a CDS encoding glycosyltransferase family 4 protein, with product MTTPDQRRVDVRPRVVMLVGNFIDGDSRVQKEARSAAEAGWDTYLVGRSRSGKREESQFGEVTILRPAESMAATKYRTYHPRRSGVSGLIAYSTVELGKVKHQRQRIRQSNLAVERELLSRRSADGLNPAAKLVDGAVLAAKSLGVKAAGYWISARKQALDHNYNIVQDSPSTSLEKLRVRRGGEGAVWNAQPRLVDFEDSFGRAADELEPDLIHANDAEMLGVAVRAAARAKARGRTVKVIYDAHEFFAGDTRDNPTWAPAMAAQEAKYLPLADAVMSPIEGYAEAMVEFHGIAKFPGRKAPVLVKNMPALADLAASGDDVPGVRGALGLAADVPLLVHPGSVTKVRGLQTVVEALPELEGVHAALLVGRRDGYVAELLARARELDVADRFHLLDYVPSEELTAYLRSATVGIDTLLHIPLHELTITTKFWSYISAGLPVVASDVKATSQLTRELGNGEVYTAGDVPSFVEAARKVLKDPAAYTKAYSEETLRQYSWEGQAETMLGLYREVTGKG from the coding sequence GTGACCACTCCCGACCAGCGCCGCGTTGATGTGCGCCCACGCGTTGTCATGCTGGTCGGGAACTTCATAGACGGGGACTCCCGCGTCCAGAAGGAGGCCCGCTCCGCGGCGGAGGCCGGCTGGGACACCTACCTGGTCGGACGCTCGCGCAGCGGCAAGCGTGAGGAGTCCCAGTTCGGCGAGGTGACGATCCTGCGCCCGGCCGAGAGCATGGCGGCCACGAAGTACCGCACCTACCACCCGCGCCGCAGCGGTGTCAGCGGTCTGATCGCCTACTCCACGGTCGAGCTCGGCAAGGTCAAGCACCAGCGCCAGCGCATCCGCCAGTCCAACCTGGCGGTCGAGCGCGAGCTGCTGTCCCGCCGGTCCGCCGACGGCCTGAACCCGGCGGCCAAGCTGGTCGACGGAGCGGTGCTGGCGGCCAAGTCGCTGGGCGTGAAGGCCGCCGGCTACTGGATCTCGGCCCGCAAGCAGGCCTTGGACCACAACTACAACATCGTGCAGGACTCGCCGAGCACCTCGCTGGAGAAGCTGCGGGTCCGCCGCGGCGGCGAGGGCGCGGTGTGGAACGCCCAGCCGCGCCTGGTCGACTTCGAGGACTCCTTCGGCCGCGCCGCCGACGAGCTGGAGCCGGACCTGATACACGCCAACGACGCCGAGATGCTCGGCGTCGCGGTACGTGCGGCGGCCCGGGCCAAGGCCAGGGGCCGCACGGTGAAGGTCATATACGACGCCCACGAGTTCTTCGCCGGCGACACCCGCGACAACCCGACCTGGGCCCCGGCCATGGCCGCCCAGGAGGCCAAGTACCTGCCGCTGGCCGACGCGGTGATGAGCCCGATCGAGGGCTACGCCGAGGCCATGGTCGAGTTCCACGGCATCGCGAAGTTCCCCGGCCGCAAGGCCCCGGTGCTGGTCAAGAACATGCCGGCACTGGCCGACCTGGCCGCCTCCGGCGACGACGTGCCCGGCGTCCGCGGCGCCCTCGGCCTGGCCGCCGACGTCCCGCTCCTGGTGCACCCGGGCAGCGTCACCAAGGTCCGCGGCCTGCAGACCGTGGTCGAGGCCCTGCCGGAGCTCGAAGGCGTGCACGCCGCCCTGCTGGTCGGCCGCCGCGACGGCTACGTCGCCGAACTGCTGGCGCGGGCGCGGGAGCTGGACGTCGCAGACCGCTTCCACCTCCTGGACTACGTCCCCAGCGAGGAGCTGACCGCGTACCTGCGCTCGGCCACCGTCGGCATCGACACCCTGCTCCACATCCCGCTGCACGAGCTCACCATCACCACCAAGTTCTGGTCCTACATCAGCGCCGGGCTCCCGGTGGTCGCCAGCGACGTCAAGGCCACCTCGCAACTGACCCGCGAGCTCGGCAACGGCGAGGTCTACACCGCCGGCGACGTGCCGTCGTTCGTCGAGGCGGCGCGCAAGGTGCTCAAGGACCCGGCCGCGTACACGAAGGCTTACAGCGAGGAGACGCTGCGCCAGTACTCGTGGGAGGGGCAGGCCGAGACGATGCTCGGGCTGTACCGCGAGGTGACCGGCAAGGGGTAG